Proteins encoded within one genomic window of Sphaerotilus montanus:
- a CDS encoding branched-chain amino acid ABC transporter substrate-binding protein — MKRLHVAAWLACAGVATAQAATFKLTLLVPADDVRLERSRTERAYLGHPGGPAADGLQVALKEAKFELEAAGAVLTLDTVPVANAAAAKDAAQKAEKGGAAVVLTDLPAEWTLAAADAVKLPVMNLGDASDRLREQDCRPRLLHLLPSERMRTDALAQTLAAARWSQVLLLSGPAPADAQRSATVQASIKRYGLKLVAAKPFKLSADPRERDMANLKLLTGNATYDVVWVVDSDGEFARTLPYRTSLPRPVVGDAGLTALAWSAQFERFGAPQVSRRFAKTTGRPMTAHDWAAWMAGKAIVAAATEAPKGPVAAFAKALNQLEFDGSKGTPMGFRPWDGQLRQPMLLTDGQGVVAMAPVEGVLHPKNNLDTLGVDAPEKLCKVARP, encoded by the coding sequence ATGAAGCGCCTGCACGTTGCCGCATGGCTGGCGTGCGCGGGCGTGGCGACCGCCCAGGCTGCCACCTTCAAGCTGACCCTGCTCGTCCCCGCCGACGATGTCCGCCTGGAGCGCAGCCGCACCGAACGTGCCTACCTTGGCCATCCTGGCGGCCCCGCCGCGGATGGGCTGCAGGTCGCGCTGAAGGAAGCGAAGTTCGAGCTGGAGGCCGCGGGCGCCGTGCTGACGCTGGACACCGTGCCGGTGGCGAATGCCGCCGCCGCCAAGGACGCTGCGCAGAAAGCGGAGAAGGGCGGCGCCGCGGTCGTGCTGACCGACTTGCCGGCCGAATGGACGCTGGCGGCGGCGGACGCGGTCAAGCTGCCGGTGATGAACCTGGGCGACGCGAGCGACCGCCTGCGCGAGCAGGACTGCCGGCCGCGCCTGCTGCACCTGCTGCCCAGCGAGCGCATGCGCACCGACGCGCTGGCGCAGACGCTGGCGGCGGCGCGCTGGAGCCAGGTGCTGCTGCTGAGCGGCCCGGCGCCCGCCGACGCCCAGCGCAGCGCCACCGTGCAGGCGTCGATCAAGCGCTACGGCCTCAAGCTCGTGGCCGCCAAGCCGTTCAAGCTCTCGGCCGATCCGCGCGAGCGCGACATGGCGAACCTGAAGCTGCTGACCGGCAACGCGACCTACGACGTGGTCTGGGTGGTGGACAGCGACGGCGAGTTCGCGCGCACGCTGCCGTACCGGACCAGCCTGCCTCGCCCGGTCGTGGGTGATGCCGGGCTGACGGCGCTGGCGTGGTCGGCGCAGTTCGAGCGCTTCGGCGCGCCGCAGGTCTCGCGCCGCTTCGCCAAGACCACCGGCCGTCCGATGACGGCACACGACTGGGCTGCCTGGATGGCGGGCAAGGCGATCGTCGCCGCGGCCACGGAAGCCCCCAAGGGCCCGGTGGCTGCCTTCGCCAAGGCGCTGAATCAACTCGAATTCGATGGCTCCAAGGGCACGCCGATGGGCTTCCGCCCCTGGGATGGCCAGTTGCGCCAGCCGATGCTGCTGACCGACGGGCAGGGCGTGGTCGCGATGGCCCCGGTCGAAGGCGTGCTGCACCCGAAGAACAACCTCGACACCCTTGGCGTCGATGCCCCGGAGAAGCTCTGCAAGGTGGCCCGCCCATGA
- a CDS encoding PQQ-dependent catabolism-associated beta-propeller protein: protein MVAMSLLAQAQTAYVSSEKDHTLTVIDLKTQAVTGTVATCKRPRHVQVTPDGKKLLVACAESNAADVIDLATRKSVGRLAIGEDPEAFDLSPDGKTLYISQEDDAALGFFDIASGKFTRTVEVGKEPEGVKASPDGKLVWVTSEVANMVHVVDAATGKVVKNIKVGKRPRRLALTPDGSQLWVTNEMSASVSVVSTKDWSVTDTIRFEVKGARATDITPVGITMTKDGKQAFVALGRANHVAFVEVATRKTTALALVGKRAWNVTLDKAEKQLLVVNGLSDDVTLVDVASAKSIKSLPVGRVPYGAVIVE from the coding sequence ATGGTGGCGATGTCCCTGCTGGCGCAGGCGCAGACCGCGTACGTGTCGAGCGAGAAGGACCACACGCTGACGGTGATCGACCTGAAGACGCAGGCGGTCACCGGCACGGTGGCGACCTGCAAGCGCCCGCGCCACGTGCAGGTCACGCCGGACGGCAAGAAGCTGCTGGTGGCGTGCGCCGAATCGAACGCCGCCGACGTGATCGATCTGGCCACGCGCAAGTCGGTCGGCCGGCTGGCGATCGGCGAAGACCCCGAGGCGTTTGACCTCTCGCCCGACGGCAAGACGCTCTACATCTCGCAGGAAGACGACGCCGCTTTAGGCTTCTTCGACATCGCCAGCGGCAAGTTCACCCGCACGGTCGAGGTCGGCAAGGAGCCCGAGGGCGTGAAAGCCTCGCCCGACGGCAAGCTGGTCTGGGTCACCTCGGAGGTGGCGAACATGGTCCACGTCGTCGATGCGGCCACCGGCAAGGTGGTCAAGAACATCAAGGTCGGCAAGCGTCCGCGCCGGCTGGCCCTGACGCCGGACGGCAGCCAGCTCTGGGTGACCAACGAGATGTCGGCCAGCGTCAGCGTGGTCTCGACGAAGGACTGGTCGGTGACGGACACGATCAGGTTCGAGGTGAAGGGCGCGCGGGCCACGGACATCACGCCGGTGGGCATCACGATGACGAAGGACGGCAAGCAGGCGTTCGTGGCGCTGGGCCGGGCGAACCACGTGGCGTTCGTGGAGGTGGCGACCCGCAAGACGACGGCGCTGGCGCTGGTGGGCAAGCGGGCGTGGAACGTGACGCTGGACAAGGCGGAGAAGCAGTTGCTGGTGGTCAACGGGCTGTCGGATGACGTGACGCTGGTGGACGTGGCGAGTGCCAAGTCGATCAAGAGCCTGCCGGTGGGGCGCGTGCCGTATGGCGCGGTGATCGTCGAATGA
- a CDS encoding ATP-binding cassette domain-containing protein: MLRLDGLIKRYGDRTALAGLTLALPAGQFVALLGPNGAGKSTLFQVLTGLFVADAGEVEVAGQSLRHSAVRALRDIGVVFQQMSLDLDLSVERNLRFHADLHGLPRAVATERIRSGCVALGIDQDLARPVRELSGGNRRKVELVRALLHRPKVVLMDEPTVGLDPKSRRDLMTAIRADVAERQSTVLWATHLVEEAEAADRVVVLHQGRLLADGTPADVTATLGGGGLEEAFIRATAR, translated from the coding sequence ATGCTGCGTCTAGACGGTCTGATCAAGCGCTACGGCGACCGCACGGCCCTGGCCGGCCTGACGCTGGCGCTGCCCGCCGGCCAGTTTGTCGCGCTGCTCGGCCCGAACGGCGCCGGCAAGTCCACGCTGTTCCAGGTGCTCACCGGCCTGTTCGTCGCCGACGCGGGCGAGGTCGAGGTGGCCGGGCAATCGCTGCGGCACTCGGCGGTGCGGGCACTGCGTGACATCGGCGTGGTGTTCCAGCAGATGTCGCTTGATCTGGACCTCTCGGTCGAGCGCAACCTGCGCTTCCACGCCGACCTGCACGGCCTGCCGAGGGCGGTGGCGACCGAGCGCATCCGGTCCGGCTGCGTGGCGCTCGGCATCGACCAGGACCTGGCGCGCCCGGTGCGCGAGCTGTCTGGTGGCAACCGGCGCAAGGTGGAGCTGGTGCGGGCGCTGCTGCACCGGCCGAAGGTGGTGCTGATGGACGAGCCGACCGTCGGCCTCGATCCGAAGTCGCGCCGCGACCTGATGACCGCCATCCGCGCCGATGTCGCCGAGCGGCAGAGCACGGTGCTGTGGGCCACCCATCTGGTCGAGGAAGCCGAGGCGGCGGACCGCGTGGTCGTGCTGCACCAGGGCCGGCTGCTGGCCGACGGCACGCCGGCCGACGTGACCGCCACCCTGGGCGGTGGCGGCCTCGAAGAAGCCTTCATCCGGGCCACGGCCCGGTGA
- a CDS encoding MBL fold metallo-hydrolase gives MKLVVLKGGDEAVPLAQCSRASPTSTRAPGAVALSGDGLHWVLINVSPSVATQLSTDARLLRHPGLPDAAVRAVVLTDAQVDHVTGLLGLRDGAPIHLYATPAVFEELTHALPVLPLLEHYCGVQWHVIPVAGESREAVFHIEGQPTLEFTAVATDGPLPRHAAQPASGEVGDTIALAVRDLVTGQRFFCARSLAAAGFEAVEWMQQADCLLLGDDRVDTWPDDGGAWTTGLDMLAQLDRVGARRKVLMAMPDWEAGPGRLRGELARHGVELAADRMEINL, from the coding sequence ATGAAACTGGTTGTACTCAAGGGCGGCGACGAAGCGGTACCGCTGGCCCAGTGTTCCCGGGCCAGCCCGACCTCGACCCGCGCGCCGGGGGCGGTCGCCTTGTCGGGGGATGGTCTGCACTGGGTGCTGATCAATGTATCGCCTTCGGTGGCGACGCAGTTGTCGACCGATGCGCGTCTGCTGCGGCATCCGGGTCTGCCGGACGCCGCCGTGCGCGCCGTGGTGCTGACCGATGCGCAGGTGGACCATGTCACCGGCCTGCTCGGACTGCGCGATGGTGCGCCGATCCACCTGTATGCGACGCCGGCGGTGTTCGAGGAACTGACGCATGCGCTGCCCGTGCTGCCGCTGCTGGAGCATTACTGCGGCGTGCAGTGGCACGTCATTCCGGTGGCGGGCGAATCGCGCGAGGCGGTGTTCCACATCGAGGGCCAGCCCACGCTCGAATTCACCGCCGTCGCCACCGATGGTCCGCTGCCGCGCCACGCGGCACAGCCCGCATCGGGCGAGGTGGGCGACACCATCGCGCTGGCCGTGCGTGATCTGGTGACCGGGCAGCGCTTCTTCTGCGCACGCAGTCTGGCGGCCGCCGGGTTCGAGGCCGTCGAGTGGATGCAGCAGGCCGACTGCCTGCTGCTCGGCGACGACCGGGTCGACACCTGGCCGGACGACGGCGGTGCCTGGACCACGGGTCTGGACATGCTGGCGCAACTCGACCGGGTCGGCGCCCGCCGCAAGGTGCTGATGGCGATGCCGGACTGGGAGGCCGGCCCCGGTCGGCTGCGGGGCGAACTGGCACGGCACGGGGTCGAACTCGCGGCCGACCGGATGGAGATCAATCTCTGA
- a CDS encoding sigma-54-dependent Fis family transcriptional regulator, translated as MAGPYTPASAGLRLRATQGDARRPIASALPLDHTHVSKIDNSHERCAALGLSRIERLDFSPLGRSDLVVARERNQRLYAHAAPVMEMLYEQIVNSDSMVVLCDATGTIIHSIGDHDFLTRASKVALQPGVNWSEQSKGTNAVGTALIEESPTLVHADEHYMHANHFLTCSAAPILDPRGNILGVLDVSGDQRTYHQHTMGLVKMSARMIENHWLTDDYRNVMRLHFHSRVEFIGTLMEGILAVSQDGKLVGANRGALEQLGLSGAALRMHSLSTLFGTSVSALVDRFRSPLAQPQPVELSNGRQFHVHARFNWPVWHGMEPASSVSDVVATQEAPGVAAPVREPSARPAAASTERAGLASLITGDAQVGTLVDKIRRVINRDIPILILGETGTGKELLARAIHQDSERARQPFVAVNCASIPETLIEAELFGYEEGAFTGARRKGAVGKLVQANGGTLFLDEIGDMPLTLQAHLLRVLQERQVTPLGSAKAVSVDVMLVCATHRNLREMIEQKTFREDLYYRLNGLAVRLPPLRERTDLMALVERILERENPDRRLRLNPDVLRLFQGYQWPGNVRQLFNVLRTASVMASGDAVISRDHLSDDFIDDARQASAQRPAVAVPTPEPEPVQRSVPQDAMPASPAASLPVDEQAGRSLEDIELQSIQRAVDAAGGNISVAAKQLGISRNTIYRKLRWKTPR; from the coding sequence ATGGCAGGACCCTACACACCCGCATCGGCAGGGCTGCGCTTGCGTGCGACGCAGGGCGATGCACGCCGGCCGATCGCGTCGGCGCTGCCGCTGGACCACACCCATGTCTCGAAGATCGACAACTCGCACGAACGCTGCGCCGCCCTCGGCCTGTCGCGCATCGAGCGTCTCGACTTCTCGCCGCTCGGGCGATCGGACCTGGTCGTGGCCCGCGAGCGCAACCAGCGCCTCTACGCCCATGCCGCGCCGGTCATGGAGATGCTCTACGAGCAGATCGTCAACAGCGACTCGATGGTCGTGCTGTGCGATGCCACCGGCACGATCATCCATTCGATCGGCGACCACGACTTCCTGACCCGTGCCTCGAAGGTCGCGTTGCAGCCCGGCGTCAACTGGTCCGAGCAGTCCAAGGGCACGAACGCGGTCGGCACGGCGCTGATCGAGGAGTCGCCCACGCTCGTCCACGCGGACGAGCACTACATGCACGCCAACCATTTCCTGACGTGCTCGGCCGCGCCGATCCTGGATCCGCGCGGCAACATCCTCGGCGTGCTGGATGTGTCCGGCGACCAGCGCACCTACCACCAGCACACGATGGGGCTGGTGAAGATGAGCGCGCGGATGATCGAGAACCACTGGCTCACCGACGACTACCGCAACGTGATGCGCCTGCATTTCCACAGCCGCGTCGAGTTCATCGGCACGCTGATGGAGGGCATCCTCGCCGTCAGCCAGGACGGCAAGCTGGTGGGCGCCAACCGTGGCGCGCTGGAGCAGCTGGGCCTGAGCGGTGCCGCGCTGCGCATGCACTCGCTGTCCACGCTGTTCGGCACCAGCGTGTCGGCACTGGTGGACCGCTTCCGTTCGCCGCTGGCGCAGCCGCAGCCGGTCGAGTTGTCGAACGGGCGGCAGTTCCATGTGCACGCCCGCTTCAACTGGCCGGTGTGGCATGGCATGGAGCCGGCATCGTCCGTCAGCGATGTCGTGGCCACCCAAGAGGCGCCGGGGGTGGCAGCGCCGGTGCGCGAGCCATCGGCCCGCCCGGCCGCCGCATCGACCGAGCGGGCTGGTCTGGCCAGCCTGATCACGGGCGATGCGCAGGTCGGCACGCTGGTGGACAAGATCCGCCGCGTCATCAACCGCGACATCCCCATCCTCATCCTGGGCGAGACCGGCACCGGCAAGGAGCTGCTGGCCCGCGCCATCCACCAGGACTCCGAGCGCGCCCGCCAGCCCTTCGTGGCGGTGAACTGTGCCTCGATCCCCGAGACGCTGATCGAGGCCGAGCTGTTCGGCTACGAGGAAGGTGCGTTCACCGGCGCCCGGCGCAAGGGGGCGGTCGGCAAGCTCGTGCAGGCCAACGGCGGCACGCTCTTCCTCGACGAGATCGGCGACATGCCGCTGACGCTGCAGGCCCACCTGCTGCGCGTGCTGCAGGAGCGCCAGGTCACGCCGCTGGGCAGCGCCAAGGCGGTGTCGGTGGACGTGATGCTGGTGTGTGCCACGCACCGCAACCTGCGCGAGATGATCGAGCAGAAGACCTTCCGCGAGGACCTGTACTACCGCCTGAACGGGCTGGCCGTGCGCCTGCCGCCGCTGCGCGAGCGCACCGACCTGATGGCGCTGGTCGAGCGCATTCTGGAGCGCGAGAACCCGGACCGCCGCCTGCGCCTGAACCCGGACGTGCTGCGCCTGTTCCAGGGCTACCAGTGGCCGGGCAACGTGCGCCAGCTGTTCAACGTGCTGCGCACCGCCAGCGTCATGGCGTCCGGGGATGCGGTGATCAGCCGCGACCACCTGTCGGACGACTTCATCGACGATGCCCGCCAGGCGTCGGCGCAGCGACCGGCGGTGGCGGTGCCGACGCCTGAGCCTGAGCCCGTGCAGCGGTCGGTGCCGCAGGACGCCATGCCGGCGTCACCGGCGGCCAGCCTCCCTGTGGACGAGCAGGCGGGTCGTTCTCTGGAAGACATCGAGCTGCAGTCCATCCAGCGTGCGGTGGATGCGGCGGGCGGCAACATCTCCGTGGCGGCCAAGCAGCTGGGCATCAGCCGCAACACCATCTACCGCAAGCTGCGCTGGAAAACGCCGCGCTGA
- the pedF gene encoding cytochrome c-550 PedF produces MARGNLFRAAILAAFCAVAGGPAMAHGDVTPQAVDTSSLPQLGADWRAENPYRKNDKAIAIGSSAYNQNCARCHGLEAISGGIAPDLRKLDNECSSVKDEKKRNACVKEMDDYFLTSVRRGKVRNGAVYMPPFEGMVSQEAMWAIKAYLETRREKPLP; encoded by the coding sequence ATGGCACGAGGCAACCTCTTCCGCGCAGCAATTCTGGCCGCCTTCTGCGCCGTGGCCGGTGGCCCGGCCATGGCGCACGGCGATGTGACCCCCCAGGCAGTGGACACGTCCAGCCTGCCACAACTGGGCGCCGACTGGCGCGCTGAAAACCCGTACCGCAAGAACGACAAGGCCATCGCCATCGGTTCGTCGGCCTACAACCAGAACTGCGCCCGCTGCCATGGACTCGAAGCCATTTCCGGTGGCATTGCGCCTGACCTGCGCAAGCTCGACAACGAATGTTCGAGTGTCAAGGACGAGAAAAAGCGCAACGCCTGCGTCAAGGAGATGGACGACTACTTCCTGACCAGCGTGCGCCGTGGCAAGGTCCGCAATGGCGCGGTCTACATGCCTCCGTTCGAAGGCATGGTCAGCCAGGAAGCCATGTGGGCCATCAAGGCCTACCTGGAAACCCGCCGCGAAAAGCCGCTGCCCTGA
- a CDS encoding substrate-binding periplasmic protein: MSHSHDQATERRAFLGRTSALALGTLGGLLGVGSAAAQDKPALVRVRERGRLSVGLYNDLPPFHVKGQGIEIELAKALASALEVEVSLLPFPADDNMNDDLRNMVWKGHYLGYGPADVLLHVPVDRPLMQNNPRVSIFGPYWRERVVVARDLSKLPELDSLEPLRQVRSAVPGLSLAGWLMIGADEGALRERLITKIPDGVVAAQMLQRGEVAAAAGLRSEIESVLRGDPRFAIAPIPMPRAPKDGWAVGMAVKKDATDLAEALQGALNNLAEKGELKAMFARANLAWQRV; encoded by the coding sequence ATGAGCCACTCCCATGACCAGGCGACCGAGCGCCGCGCGTTCCTCGGCAGGACCTCGGCACTGGCGCTCGGCACGCTGGGCGGTCTGCTCGGCGTCGGCAGCGCCGCAGCGCAGGACAAGCCCGCACTCGTCCGGGTGCGCGAGCGCGGCCGACTGAGCGTCGGCCTCTACAACGACCTGCCGCCCTTCCACGTCAAGGGCCAGGGCATCGAGATCGAGCTGGCCAAGGCGCTGGCCTCCGCGCTGGAGGTCGAGGTGTCGCTGCTGCCGTTCCCGGCGGACGACAACATGAACGACGATCTGCGCAACATGGTCTGGAAGGGCCATTACCTGGGCTACGGCCCGGCCGATGTCCTGCTGCATGTCCCGGTCGACCGTCCGCTGATGCAGAACAACCCGCGTGTCAGCATCTTCGGACCCTACTGGCGCGAGCGTGTCGTGGTGGCACGCGATCTGTCGAAGCTGCCCGAACTCGACTCGCTGGAGCCGCTGCGCCAGGTGCGCTCCGCGGTTCCCGGTCTCTCGCTGGCCGGCTGGCTGATGATCGGCGCCGATGAGGGTGCCCTGCGGGAGCGGCTGATCACCAAGATCCCGGATGGGGTCGTGGCGGCACAGATGCTGCAGCGCGGCGAGGTGGCTGCGGCCGCCGGCCTGCGTTCGGAAATCGAGTCGGTGCTGCGCGGTGACCCGCGCTTCGCGATCGCGCCGATTCCGATGCCACGGGCGCCCAAGGACGGCTGGGCCGTCGGCATGGCGGTCAAGAAGGACGCCACGGACCTCGCCGAGGCCCTGCAGGGCGCCCTCAACAACCTCGCCGAGAAGGGCGAGCTGAAGGCGATGTTCGCGCGGGCCAATCTGGCCTGGCAGCGCGTCTGA
- a CDS encoding BaiN/RdsA family NAD(P)/FAD-dependent oxidoreductase → METFDVVIVGAGAAGLFCAGRAGQRGQRVLLLDHSPKVAEKIRISGGGRANFTNRDVTPANFLSDNPRFCRSALARYTPGDFIALVQRHGIAFHEKHKGQLFCDRSAEDLVTMLLRECDTGGVVRRQPCGVQAIRQHRGGAGGFELDTDAGPVQAPRLVIATGGLPVPKIGASDFGLRIAQQFGHHVIEPRPALVPLTFDPVQWAPFAALSGVALPVGISTGSGKARTTFLEDLLFTHRGLSGPAVLQISSFWRPGQSLQIDLAPGMDLGARLLAAKQSSRRQLGNEFATLLPTRLAEAWLQGAGLDAQRPMPDCKDKDLQAVAQRARAWDVTPTGDEGWKKAEVMAGGVDTRELSSQTLESKRVPGLHFIGEVVDVTGWLGGYNFQWAWASAAACADACVAS, encoded by the coding sequence ATGGAAACCTTTGACGTCGTCATCGTCGGGGCCGGCGCCGCCGGCCTTTTTTGCGCCGGGCGCGCCGGACAGCGCGGCCAGCGTGTGCTGCTGCTCGACCACAGCCCCAAGGTCGCCGAGAAGATCCGGATCTCCGGCGGTGGCCGCGCCAACTTCACCAACCGCGACGTCACGCCAGCGAATTTCCTCTCGGACAACCCGCGTTTCTGCCGCTCGGCGCTGGCCCGCTACACGCCCGGCGACTTCATCGCGCTCGTCCAGCGCCACGGCATCGCCTTCCACGAGAAGCACAAGGGCCAGCTCTTCTGCGACCGCAGCGCAGAGGACCTGGTCACGATGCTGCTGCGCGAGTGCGACACCGGTGGCGTGGTGCGGCGCCAGCCCTGCGGCGTGCAGGCCATCCGGCAGCACCGCGGTGGCGCCGGCGGATTCGAACTCGACACCGATGCCGGACCCGTGCAGGCGCCGCGGCTGGTGATCGCCACCGGCGGGCTGCCGGTGCCCAAGATCGGCGCGAGCGACTTCGGCCTGCGCATCGCGCAGCAGTTCGGCCACCACGTCATCGAGCCCCGTCCGGCGCTGGTGCCGCTGACCTTCGATCCGGTGCAGTGGGCGCCCTTCGCCGCGCTGTCGGGCGTGGCGCTGCCAGTCGGCATCTCCACCGGCAGCGGCAAGGCCCGCACCACCTTCCTCGAAGACCTGCTGTTCACGCACCGTGGTCTGAGCGGGCCGGCGGTGCTGCAGATCTCCAGCTTCTGGCGCCCGGGGCAGTCGCTGCAGATCGATCTGGCCCCCGGCATGGACCTTGGTGCACGGCTGCTGGCGGCCAAGCAGTCGTCGCGACGGCAGCTCGGCAACGAGTTCGCCACCCTCCTGCCCACGCGGCTGGCCGAGGCCTGGCTGCAGGGCGCCGGTCTGGACGCCCAGCGCCCGATGCCCGACTGCAAGGACAAGGACCTGCAGGCGGTGGCGCAGCGCGCGCGCGCCTGGGACGTGACGCCGACTGGCGACGAAGGCTGGAAGAAGGCCGAGGTGATGGCCGGCGGCGTCGACACCCGCGAACTCAGCTCGCAGACGCTGGAGAGCAAGCGCGTGCCGGGCCTGCACTTCATCGGCGAGGTGGTCGATGTCACCGGCTGGCTTGGCGGCTACAACTTCCAGTGGGCCTGGGCCAGTGCCGCCGCCTGCGCGGACGCTTGCGTGGCAAGCTGA
- the rpsU gene encoding 30S ribosomal protein S21, which translates to MTTIRVKENEPFDVALRRFKRTIEKLGLLPDLRAREFYEKPTAERKRKKAAAVKRHYKRVRSMQLPKRLY; encoded by the coding sequence ATGACGACCATCCGAGTCAAGGAAAACGAGCCGTTCGACGTTGCACTGCGTCGCTTCAAGCGCACCATCGAAAAGTTGGGCCTGCTGCCTGACCTGCGCGCTCGCGAGTTCTACGAAAAGCCCACCGCCGAGCGCAAGCGCAAGAAGGCTGCCGCCGTCAAGCGCCACTACAAGCGCGTGCGCTCGATGCAGCTGCCCAAGCGCCTGTACTGA
- a CDS encoding GatB/YqeY domain-containing protein encodes MTLKDQITEDMKTAMRAKDTARLGTIRLLLSACKQKEVDERVTLSDADVVAIVDKMIKQRKDSIAQFTAAGRTDLVDQESAELVVLDAYLPQRLGADEIDAAVRAIVAELGASGPGDMGKVMGTVKQRLAGNADMGLVSAAVKRALTQ; translated from the coding sequence ATGACCCTCAAGGACCAGATCACCGAAGACATGAAGACGGCCATGCGCGCCAAGGACACGGCCCGCCTGGGCACGATCCGGCTGCTGCTGTCGGCCTGCAAGCAGAAGGAAGTCGACGAGCGCGTGACGCTGTCGGACGCCGACGTGGTGGCCATCGTCGACAAGATGATCAAGCAGCGCAAGGATTCGATCGCCCAGTTCACCGCGGCCGGCCGCACGGATCTGGTCGACCAGGAAAGTGCCGAACTCGTGGTGCTGGACGCCTATCTGCCCCAGCGCCTGGGCGCGGACGAGATCGACGCCGCCGTGCGGGCCATCGTGGCCGAACTGGGTGCCTCCGGCCCTGGCGACATGGGCAAGGTCATGGGCACCGTGAAGCAGCGGCTGGCGGGCAACGCCGACATGGGGCTGGTCTCCGCCGCCGTCAAGCGCGCGCTGACACAATGA